One Vigna unguiculata cultivar IT97K-499-35 chromosome 7, ASM411807v1, whole genome shotgun sequence genomic region harbors:
- the LOC114192477 gene encoding uncharacterized protein At2g38710, protein MVSANQEMVVYCFDTLVAHYNNQEAPPPAFDQAQHPLFVTWKKVVNGGDPRLRGCIGTLEARSLINGIKDYALTSALRDRRFPPIQANELPFLECTVSILTDYETANNYLDWEIEKHGIIIEFSDPVYSTRRSATYLPEVAANEGWTKTEAIDSLIRKSGYNGPITDELRMQLQLTRYQSTLFTMHYSEYVSYVKERRGEAPILAAKSPHY, encoded by the exons ATGGTGTCGGCGAACCAGGAAATGGTTGTTTACTGCTTCGACACCCTCGTCGCTCACTACAACAACCAGGAAGCTCCTCCTCCGGCCTTCGATCAGGCTCAGCA ccCATTGTTTGTTACATGGAAGAAAGTGGTGAATGGAGGAGATCCTCGACTTCGAGGATGCATTGGAACTCTGGAAGCACGCAGCTTGATCAATGGAATCAAAGATTATGCACTGACCAG TGCCCTCAGGGACAGAAGGTTTCCACCCATACAGGCTAACGAGCTGCCGTTTTTGGAGTGTACAGTGTCTATTCTTACTGACTATGAAACTGCTAACAATTATCTAGATTGGGAG ATAGAAAAGCATggtataattattgaattttctGATCCTGTGTATAGCACAAGGCGTAGTGCCACATACCTACCTGAAGTGGCTGCCAATGAAG GTTGGACAAAAACAGAGGCCATTGATTCTTTGATACGTAAATCAGGGTACAATGGTCCTATAACCGATGAACTTAGGATGCAATTACAGCTAACAAGATACCAAAGCACCTTGTTTACCATGCATTATAGTGAATACGTCTCCTATGTGAAGGAGAGAAGAGGTGAAGCTCCTATTCTTGCAGCTAAATCACCTCACTACTAA